The following nucleotide sequence is from Candidatus Methylomirabilota bacterium.
TGGGCTCTTGCCGTCGCGGCGTTTCCGCCGTACGCGGAGTACCAGGCAAAGACCACCCGGAAGATCCCGCTCTTCGTCGCAGAGCCGGCGCGCTAGCTTGGCGGGCTAGTCGCTCTCGGCGCCGCGCAAAGCCATCCCCCTCAAAGCGGGTTTGGGCCGACGACTTCCCAGCGGTAGCGCTCACGGAGTTTGTTGCGCTCATCGTCGTTGCTCGGGCCGGGGCGATGCAAGAGCTCCTCGACGTAGCCGCCGGCGGCGGCCGGGGTGTAGAGAAACAAGACGCGGCCGGTTTCGCTGCCGGTGTTCTTCCAAGCATGCGGGACGTTGCGCGGGAAGAACGCGCAGGTGCCGGGCCCGCCGACGGTAACATCGTCGCCGATCTTAAAGGTGATCTCGCCGGCGAGCACCCAGGCGACCTCGTCGCTGTCGCGGTGTAGATGGAAGAGGCTCTTGGTGCCGACGGGCACGGTTTCCTCGAACAGCATGATGCTCTCATTGGTCTCGTGGCCGAGGAGCTTCAAGGCCGCGAAGCGGCCGGGCGCCGTCATGTCGAGATGCTTCCCGCCGCCCGCGGGTACGACAAAGCCTTTTGCTGTGACGGGTTCGTGCGCCTTGAGGAAGCGCCGCGCGTGCTCCACGACCTCGTCGATGTGCTCCTGCGAATCCTTCCAGGGATAGATGGTCACCTCGGCGTTCGGGGCGAGGCTGGCCACCTCCATCGCGACCTTGTACGGGTGCGCGGGCACGTCGTCGGGCGCGACCAGCAGCGGCGTCCGGATGGCGCGCACGAAATCGCGCGACACGGTGAACACGAAGTCGGCACGGTTGGTGTACATGCTGGTCAGGAAGGCATGGACCATGTCCATCGTGACGTCCGGGCGCTTCTCGCACAGCGCCGGCCCCCAGCCCTTGATGTTGTTCTGGTAGAAAAGGTCCGGCATCTCAGGCCTAGAGCCGCTGGG
It contains:
- a CDS encoding alpha/beta fold hydrolase, which codes for MAFYERGPVRIHYEEAGSGFPLLLIPGGGLNSALSSWQTASPFNAMERYKDDFRCICADLRNANPGQSSGPLEIDRPWDAYADDQLGLMDHLGIREFLVMGFCIGGPMIHNLIRRAPERVVAAAMMQPSGSRPEMPDLFYQNNIKGWGPALCEKRPDVTMDMVHAFLTSMYTNRADFVFTVSRDFVRAIRTPLLVAPDDVPAHPYKVAMEVASLAPNAEVTIYPWKDSQEHIDEVVEHARRFLKAHEPVTAKGFVVPAGGGKHLDMTAPGRFAALKLLGHETNESIMLFEETVPVGTKSLFHLHRDSDEVAWVLAGEITFKIGDDVTVGGPGTCAFFPRNVPHAWKNTGSETGRVLFLYTPAAAGGYVEELLHRPGPSNDDERNKLRERYRWEVVGPNPL